One window of Klebsiella quasivariicola genomic DNA carries:
- a CDS encoding NAD(P)/FAD-dependent oxidoreductase: protein MTEHTTSYYAASANKYEPFPTLDESISCDVCVVGGGYTGLSSALHLAEMGYDVVVLEGARIGFGASGRNGGQLVNSYSRDIDVIEKNYGPDAAKMLGSMMFEGGDIIRERIQRYQIQCDYRPGGLFVAMNHKQLETLEEQKANWERYGNTQLELLDREAIRREVDSDRYVGALLDHSGGHIHPLNLAIGEADAIRLNGGRVYEQSPVTRIQHTSPAVVSTARGQVTARYVIVAGNAYLGDKLEPELAKRSMPCGTQVVTTAPLSEELARSLIPKNYCVEDCNYLLDYYRLTGDNRLLYGGGVVYGARDPDDVERLIMPKLLKTFPQLQGVKIDYRWTGNFLLTLSRMPQFGRLDKNIYYMQGYSGHGVTCTHLAGRLISELLRGDAERFDAFAKLPHYPFPGGRSLRIPFTAMGAAYYSLRDRLGV, encoded by the coding sequence ATGACTGAACATACCACTAGCTACTACGCTGCCAGCGCCAACAAGTATGAACCGTTCCCAACGCTGGACGAATCGATAAGCTGCGACGTCTGCGTTGTCGGCGGCGGCTACACCGGCCTCTCGTCCGCCCTGCATCTGGCCGAAATGGGCTACGACGTGGTGGTGCTGGAAGGAGCGCGCATCGGCTTCGGCGCCAGCGGCCGCAACGGCGGTCAACTGGTTAACTCCTACAGCCGCGATATCGACGTCATTGAGAAAAACTACGGCCCGGATGCAGCGAAAATGCTCGGCAGTATGATGTTCGAAGGCGGCGATATCATCCGCGAACGGATCCAGCGTTATCAAATTCAGTGCGATTACCGCCCGGGCGGCCTGTTCGTGGCGATGAACCATAAACAGCTGGAAACCCTGGAAGAACAGAAAGCCAACTGGGAGCGCTACGGCAACACCCAGCTGGAGCTGCTGGACAGAGAGGCCATTCGTCGCGAAGTGGACAGCGACCGCTACGTCGGCGCCCTGCTTGACCACAGCGGCGGCCATATTCACCCGCTGAACCTCGCCATCGGCGAAGCGGACGCCATTCGCCTGAACGGCGGCCGGGTGTATGAGCAGTCGCCGGTCACCCGCATCCAGCACACCAGCCCGGCGGTGGTCAGTACCGCCCGCGGCCAGGTCACTGCCCGCTACGTGATCGTCGCCGGTAACGCCTATCTTGGCGATAAACTGGAGCCGGAGCTGGCGAAACGCAGCATGCCGTGCGGCACCCAGGTGGTCACCACCGCGCCGCTGTCGGAAGAGTTAGCCCGCTCGCTGATCCCGAAAAACTACTGTGTGGAAGATTGTAACTACCTGCTGGACTACTACCGTCTGACCGGCGACAACCGCCTGCTGTACGGCGGCGGCGTGGTCTACGGCGCCCGCGATCCGGACGACGTTGAGCGGCTGATTATGCCGAAGCTGCTGAAGACCTTCCCGCAGCTGCAGGGGGTGAAAATTGACTATCGCTGGACCGGCAATTTCCTGCTGACCCTGTCGCGGATGCCGCAGTTCGGGCGTCTCGATAAAAATATTTACTACATGCAGGGCTACAGCGGCCACGGCGTGACCTGTACTCATCTGGCCGGACGCTTGATTTCAGAACTGCTGCGCGGTGACGCCGAGCGCTTTGACGCTTTCGCCAAACTGCCGCACTACCCGTTCCCGGGCGGCCGCAGCCTGCGCATTCCCTTTACCGCCATGGGCGCCGCCTACTACAGCCTGCGCGACCGACTTGGCGTTTAA
- the puuD gene encoding gamma-glutamyl-gamma-aminobutyrate hydrolase has translation MYKPVIGVVMCRNRLKGHQTQTLQEKYLNAIVNAGGLPIALPHALAEPELLDALVDKLDGIYLPGSPSNVQPHLYGENGDEPDADPGRDLLSMALINAALERRIPIFAICRGLQELVVATGGTLYRRLFEQPELLEHREDPELPVEQQYAPSHQVEVQEGGLLSQLIPGCNTFWVNSLHGQGAKTLSPQLRVEARAPDGLVEAVSVNDHPFALGVQWHPEWNSSEYALSRMLFDGFITACQGHHAEKRRR, from the coding sequence ATGTACAAGCCAGTTATTGGCGTCGTGATGTGTAGAAACAGGCTTAAGGGTCACCAGACCCAGACTCTGCAAGAAAAGTACCTGAATGCCATTGTTAACGCCGGCGGACTGCCGATCGCCCTGCCGCATGCGCTGGCGGAGCCGGAGCTGCTGGATGCGTTAGTCGATAAACTGGACGGGATTTACCTGCCAGGCAGCCCCAGTAATGTGCAGCCGCACCTTTATGGTGAAAACGGCGATGAGCCTGACGCCGACCCCGGGCGTGATCTTCTGAGCATGGCGCTGATTAACGCCGCGCTCGAAAGGCGCATCCCCATTTTCGCCATCTGTCGTGGACTGCAGGAACTGGTTGTCGCCACCGGCGGGACTCTGTATCGTCGTCTGTTTGAGCAGCCTGAGCTCCTTGAACATCGTGAAGATCCTGAACTGCCCGTCGAGCAGCAGTATGCGCCGTCCCATCAGGTTGAGGTTCAGGAAGGAGGATTGCTGTCGCAATTGATACCGGGCTGCAACACGTTTTGGGTAAACTCGCTACATGGGCAAGGGGCAAAAACCCTGAGCCCGCAGCTGCGCGTGGAGGCGCGAGCGCCGGATGGACTGGTGGAAGCGGTCAGCGTGAACGATCATCCTTTCGCGTTGGGCGTACAGTGGCATCCTGAATGGAACAGTAGCGAATACGCCCTGTCGCGTATGTTGTTTGATGGTTTTATCACCGCCTGTCAGGGCCATCATGCTGAAAAGCGGCGGCGCTGA
- a CDS encoding tartrate dehydrogenase, whose translation MKKTCRIAAIPGDGIGKEVLPEGIHVLQAAARRWDLSLSFVPLDWASSEYYVRHGKMMPDDWREQLQGCDAIYFGAVGWPDTVPDHISLWGSLLKFRREFDQYVNLRPVRLFPGVPCPLAGKKAGDIDFYVVRENTEGEYSALGGRANEGTEHELVIQESVFTRRGVDRILRYAFELAQSRPRKTLTSATKSNGLAISMPYWDERVEAMAKHYPEVHWDKQHIDILCARFVLQPERFDVVVGSNLFGDILSDLGPACTGTIGIAPSANLNPERIFPSLFEPVHGSAPDIYGKNIANPLATIWAGAMMLDFLGNGDERYRAAHDGILAAIEQTIASGPKTPDMQGTASTRQVGEAVCLALTQ comes from the coding sequence ATGAAAAAAACCTGTCGCATCGCCGCCATTCCCGGCGATGGCATTGGTAAAGAAGTGCTTCCGGAAGGGATCCATGTCCTGCAGGCCGCCGCAAGGCGGTGGGATCTGTCGCTCAGCTTCGTGCCGCTGGACTGGGCAAGCAGTGAGTACTATGTCCGTCACGGGAAAATGATGCCCGACGACTGGCGCGAGCAGTTGCAGGGCTGCGACGCTATCTACTTCGGTGCCGTCGGCTGGCCGGATACCGTCCCCGACCACATTTCGCTGTGGGGTTCGCTGCTGAAGTTCCGCCGTGAGTTCGATCAGTACGTCAACCTGCGTCCGGTACGCCTGTTTCCCGGCGTCCCCTGCCCGCTGGCGGGGAAAAAAGCCGGTGATATCGACTTTTACGTGGTGCGCGAAAACACCGAAGGCGAATACTCCGCGCTGGGCGGGCGCGCCAACGAAGGCACCGAGCATGAGCTGGTGATTCAGGAGTCGGTCTTTACCCGTCGCGGCGTCGACCGTATCCTGCGCTACGCTTTCGAGCTGGCGCAAAGCCGCCCGCGTAAGACGCTAACCTCGGCGACCAAATCCAACGGTCTGGCCATCAGCATGCCCTACTGGGACGAGCGGGTGGAGGCGATGGCTAAACACTATCCCGAGGTCCACTGGGACAAACAGCATATCGATATCCTCTGTGCCCGCTTCGTGCTGCAGCCGGAGCGGTTTGACGTGGTAGTGGGTTCCAACCTGTTCGGCGATATCCTCTCTGACCTTGGCCCAGCCTGTACCGGCACCATCGGCATTGCGCCGTCGGCCAATCTCAATCCGGAACGCATCTTCCCGTCGCTGTTCGAGCCGGTTCACGGCTCCGCGCCGGATATCTACGGTAAAAATATCGCCAATCCGCTGGCGACGATCTGGGCCGGGGCAATGATGCTCGACTTCCTTGGCAACGGCGACGAGCGCTACCGCGCCGCTCACGATGGCATCCTGGCGGCAATCGAACAGACGATCGCCAGTGGTCCGAAGACGCCGGATATGCAAGGAACAGCGTCTACCCGGCAGGTCGGGGAAGCAGTTTGCCTGGCCTTAACCCAATAA
- the puuR gene encoding HTH-type transcriptional regulator PuuR, which produces MSDDGLAPGKRLSEIRQQLGLSQRRAAELSGLTHSAISTIEQDKVSPAISTLQKLLKVYGLSLSEFFSEPEKPDEPQVVINQDDLIEMGSQGVSMKLVHNGNPNRTLAMIFETYQPGTTTGERIKHQGEEIGTILEGEIVLTINGQSYHLVAGQSYAINTGIPHSFSNTSAGICRIISAHTPTTF; this is translated from the coding sequence ATGAGCGATGACGGACTGGCGCCAGGGAAGCGTCTGTCAGAGATCCGCCAACAGCTGGGTCTCTCGCAGCGTCGTGCCGCCGAACTGTCTGGGTTAACACATAGTGCCATCAGCACCATAGAGCAGGACAAAGTCAGTCCTGCCATCAGTACGCTGCAAAAGCTGCTGAAAGTCTATGGGCTGTCGCTCTCGGAATTCTTTTCTGAACCCGAAAAGCCGGACGAACCCCAGGTGGTCATTAATCAGGATGACCTGATTGAGATGGGAAGTCAGGGCGTTTCCATGAAGCTGGTTCATAACGGAAATCCGAACCGTACGCTGGCGATGATTTTTGAAACTTACCAGCCTGGAACCACGACCGGGGAGAGAATTAAGCATCAGGGTGAGGAGATAGGCACCATACTGGAAGGTGAGATCGTGCTGACCATTAACGGTCAGTCGTACCACCTGGTGGCTGGACAAAGCTATGCCATTAATACCGGCATCCCGCACAGCTTCAGCAACACCTCGGCAGGTATCTGCCGCATCATCAGTGCCCACACCCCCACCACTTTCTGA
- a CDS encoding glutamine synthetase family protein — METNIVEVENFVQQTEERRVSAFAKEVKRYLETYPDTQYVDVLLTDLNGCFRGKRIPVAGLSKLEKGCYFPASVFAMDILGNVVEEAGLGQDMGEPDRSCIPVPGTLTPSAADPQSIAQVQLTMVDEDGAPFDVEPRNVLNRLWQQLRQRGLFPVVAVELEFYLLDRKRDAEGYLQPPCAPGTDDRNTQSQVYSVDNLNHFADVLYDIDELAKLQLIPADGAVAEASPGQFEINLHHTDNVLDACDDALALKRLVRLMAEKHKMHATFMAKPYEEHAGSGMHIHISMLNNKGENVLVDGDGEDSVLLKRALAGMIDLMPASMALLAPNVNSYRRFQPGMYVPTQASWGHNNRTVALRIPCGERQNHRVEYRVAGADANPYLVMAAIFAGILHGLDNPQLPLQEEVEGNGLEQEGLPFPIRQSDALWEFMQNDHLRERLGERFCHVFHACKHDELLQFERLITETEIEWMLKNA, encoded by the coding sequence ATGGAAACCAATATCGTAGAAGTAGAGAATTTTGTTCAGCAGACGGAAGAGAGACGGGTCAGCGCGTTCGCGAAAGAAGTGAAGCGCTACCTCGAAACCTACCCCGATACCCAGTATGTCGATGTCCTCCTTACCGACCTGAACGGCTGCTTCCGCGGCAAGCGCATTCCGGTTGCCGGCCTGAGCAAACTGGAGAAAGGCTGTTATTTCCCGGCCTCGGTGTTTGCAATGGATATTCTTGGCAATGTGGTGGAAGAGGCCGGCCTGGGTCAGGATATGGGCGAACCGGATCGCAGCTGCATTCCGGTACCCGGCACCTTAACGCCTTCGGCGGCTGACCCACAATCGATAGCCCAGGTACAGCTGACCATGGTTGATGAAGATGGCGCTCCCTTTGACGTTGAGCCGCGGAACGTACTCAACCGCCTCTGGCAGCAGTTGCGCCAGCGCGGGCTGTTCCCCGTGGTAGCGGTAGAGCTGGAGTTCTATTTACTGGACCGCAAACGCGACGCCGAAGGCTACCTCCAGCCGCCGTGCGCGCCGGGCACCGACGATCGCAACACCCAAAGCCAGGTCTACTCCGTCGATAACCTGAACCACTTTGCCGACGTGCTTTATGACATCGACGAGCTGGCCAAACTGCAGCTGATCCCCGCCGACGGCGCGGTGGCGGAAGCCTCGCCGGGCCAGTTTGAAATCAACCTTCACCATACCGATAACGTGCTGGATGCCTGCGATGATGCGCTGGCGTTAAAACGTCTCGTGCGTTTAATGGCGGAGAAGCATAAGATGCACGCCACTTTTATGGCGAAGCCTTATGAAGAGCATGCGGGCAGCGGGATGCACATCCACATCAGCATGCTGAACAATAAAGGGGAAAACGTGCTGGTGGACGGCGACGGGGAAGACTCTGTGCTGCTCAAACGCGCGCTGGCCGGGATGATCGATCTGATGCCGGCCTCGATGGCGCTGCTGGCGCCGAACGTGAACTCGTATCGCCGCTTCCAGCCGGGGATGTACGTCCCGACGCAGGCTTCGTGGGGGCATAACAACCGCACCGTGGCCTTGCGTATTCCGTGCGGCGAGCGGCAGAACCACCGCGTCGAGTATCGCGTGGCGGGGGCGGACGCCAACCCGTATCTGGTGATGGCGGCGATTTTTGCCGGCATTCTGCACGGGCTGGATAACCCCCAGCTGCCTTTGCAGGAAGAGGTGGAGGGTAACGGTCTGGAACAAGAGGGCCTGCCGTTCCCGATCCGTCAGAGCGACGCGCTGTGGGAGTTTATGCAGAACGATCATCTGCGCGAGCGCCTCGGCGAGCGTTTCTGCCACGTTTTCCATGCCTGTAAGCATGATGAATTACTGCAGTTTGAGCGTCTTATCACAGAAACCGAAATCGAGTGGATGTTGAAAAACGCCTAA
- a CDS encoding APC family permease, with protein sequence MAINLPAHNAAQAGRPRLRKSLKLWQVVMMGLAYLTPMTVFDTFGIVSGISNGHVPASYLLALAGVLFTAISYGKLVRQFPEAGSAYTYAQKSISPHVGFMVGWSSLLDYLFLPMINVLLAKIYLSALFPEVPPWVWVVTFVAILTAANLKSVNLVANFNTLFVLVQISIMVVFIILVVQGLHKGEGVGTVWSLQPFISQNAHLIPIITGATIVCFSFLGFDAVTTLSEETPDAARVIPKAIFLTAMYGGIIFIVASFFMQLFFPDIHRFKDPDAALPEIALYVGGKLFQSIFLCTTFVNTLASGLASHASVSRLLYVMGRDNVFPERIFGYVHPKWRTPALNVIMVGIVALSALFFDLVTATALINFGALVAFTFVNLSVFNHFWRRKGYNKTWKDRLHYLLLPMVGALTVGVLWINLEATSLTLGLVWAALGLLYLTYLTRRFRKPPPQFDATKAEQA encoded by the coding sequence ATGGCTATTAATCTTCCTGCGCATAACGCCGCTCAGGCGGGCAGACCGCGTCTGCGTAAATCCCTCAAACTCTGGCAAGTGGTGATGATGGGGCTGGCCTATCTGACGCCGATGACGGTGTTTGATACCTTCGGCATCGTCTCCGGCATCAGCAATGGCCACGTACCGGCGTCTTACCTGCTGGCGCTGGCCGGGGTGCTGTTCACCGCCATCAGCTACGGCAAACTGGTGCGTCAGTTCCCGGAAGCCGGTTCCGCCTATACCTACGCGCAAAAATCCATCAGTCCGCACGTTGGCTTTATGGTCGGCTGGTCGTCGTTGCTCGATTATCTGTTCCTGCCGATGATCAACGTCCTGCTGGCGAAGATCTACCTTTCGGCGCTGTTCCCGGAGGTGCCGCCGTGGGTGTGGGTAGTGACCTTTGTCGCTATTCTGACCGCTGCGAACCTGAAAAGCGTTAACCTGGTGGCCAACTTCAACACCCTGTTCGTGCTGGTGCAGATCTCGATTATGGTGGTGTTTATTATTCTGGTGGTGCAGGGGCTGCACAAAGGCGAAGGGGTGGGGACCGTCTGGTCGCTGCAGCCGTTTATCAGCCAGAATGCGCACCTGATCCCGATTATCACCGGGGCGACCATTGTCTGCTTCTCGTTTCTCGGCTTCGACGCCGTGACCACCCTGTCGGAAGAGACCCCTGACGCCGCGCGGGTGATCCCGAAAGCAATTTTTCTTACCGCGATGTACGGCGGTATTATTTTCATTGTCGCGTCGTTCTTTATGCAGCTGTTCTTTCCGGATATTCATCGCTTTAAAGATCCCGATGCCGCGCTGCCGGAGATTGCGCTGTACGTGGGCGGCAAGCTGTTCCAGTCGATCTTCCTGTGCACCACCTTTGTTAACACCCTGGCGTCGGGCCTGGCCTCCCATGCCAGCGTCTCTCGTTTGCTGTATGTGATGGGCCGCGACAACGTCTTCCCGGAGCGCATTTTTGGCTATGTGCACCCGAAATGGCGTACCCCGGCGCTGAACGTGATTATGGTGGGTATCGTTGCGCTGTCAGCGCTGTTCTTCGACCTGGTGACCGCCACGGCGTTGATCAACTTTGGCGCACTGGTGGCGTTTACTTTCGTTAACCTGTCGGTGTTCAACCACTTCTGGCGGCGCAAGGGCTACAACAAGACCTGGAAGGATCGTCTGCACTATCTGCTGTTGCCGATGGTGGGGGCGTTGACCGTGGGCGTGCTGTGGATCAACCTCGAGGCTACCTCGCTAACGCTCGGTCTGGTGTGGGCGGCGCTTGGCCTGCTGTATCTGACTTATCTGACCCGGCGCTTTCGTAAACCGCCGCCGCAGTTTGATGCGACGAAAGCGGAGCAGGCCTGA
- a CDS encoding LysR substrate-binding domain-containing protein has translation MKHKTQIMNNLPLLNDLRVFMLVARRASFAVAAEELGVSPAFVSKRLSLLEQTLNVRLLHRTTRRVAITEEGERIYEWAQRILQDVDEMMDELSDVREVPQGTLRIISSFGFGRRVVAPALSALARQYPQLELRFDVQDRLVDLASEGVDLDIRVGDDIAPNLIARQLATNQRVLCAAPALFTRYPLPKQLSDLAALPCLVIKERDRPFGVWQLHSKEGQHAIKVTGPLSSNHGEIVHQWCLDGQGIALRSWWDVRENIASGHLVQVLPDYWQPANVWAVYVSRLATSAKIRTTVEFLRHYFQQHYPQQAPTARAVGAGD, from the coding sequence GTGAAACATAAAACACAGATCATGAATAATCTGCCGCTGCTGAATGACCTGCGTGTCTTTATGCTGGTTGCCCGCCGGGCCAGCTTTGCCGTTGCCGCTGAAGAGCTTGGCGTGTCGCCAGCTTTCGTCAGCAAGCGCCTCTCCCTGCTGGAACAAACTCTGAATGTGCGGCTGTTGCACCGCACTACCCGCCGGGTGGCTATCACCGAGGAGGGAGAGCGGATCTACGAGTGGGCGCAGCGCATTCTGCAGGATGTCGATGAGATGATGGACGAACTCTCCGACGTGCGCGAGGTCCCCCAGGGGACGCTGCGGATCATCAGTAGCTTCGGCTTTGGTCGTCGGGTAGTGGCCCCGGCGCTGTCGGCGCTGGCCCGCCAGTATCCGCAGCTGGAGCTGCGTTTTGATGTCCAGGATCGGCTGGTGGATTTGGCCAGTGAAGGGGTGGATCTTGATATTCGCGTCGGCGACGATATCGCGCCGAATCTGATTGCCCGCCAGCTGGCGACTAATCAACGCGTTCTGTGCGCCGCGCCGGCACTGTTTACCCGCTATCCGTTGCCAAAACAGCTCAGCGATCTGGCCGCGTTACCCTGCCTGGTGATCAAAGAGCGCGACCGGCCGTTCGGCGTGTGGCAACTGCACAGCAAAGAGGGACAGCACGCCATCAAAGTGACCGGGCCGCTCTCCTCCAATCATGGTGAAATTGTGCATCAGTGGTGCCTGGACGGGCAGGGGATTGCGTTGCGCTCGTGGTGGGACGTCAGGGAGAATATCGCCAGCGGGCATCTGGTGCAGGTGCTGCCGGACTACTGGCAACCGGCCAACGTCTGGGCGGTGTATGTCTCCCGGCTGGCCACCTCAGCCAAAATTCGCACTACCGTGGAGTTTCTGCGTCACTATTTTCAGCAGCACTACCCGCAGCAGGCGCCGACGGCCAGGGCCGTCGGCGCAGGCGATTAA
- the puuC gene encoding aldehyde dehydrogenase PuuC: MNFQHLAYWQEKAKNLAIETRLFINGEYCAAADNTTFETIDPAAQQTLAQVARGKKADVELAVKAARQAFDNGDWSQASPAQRKAVLTKFADLMEAHREELALLETLDTGKPIRHSLRDDIPGAARAIRWYAEALDKVYGEVAPTGSNELAMIVREPIGVIAAVVPWNFPLLLACWKLGPALAAGNSVILKPSEKSPLTALRLAGLAKEAGLPDGVLNVISGFGHEAGQALALHPDVEVITFTGSTRTGKQLLKDAGDSNMKRVWLEAGGKSANIVFADCPDLQKAVSTTAGGIFYNQGQVCIAGTRLLLEESIADEFLARLKAEAQHWQPSNPLDPNTTMGMLIDNTHADNVHSFIRGGESQSTLFLDGRKNPWPAAVGPTIFVDVDPASRLSREEIFGPVLVVTRFKSEDEALKLANDSDYGLGAAVWTRDLSRAHRMSRRLKAGSVFVNNYNDGDMTVPFGGYKQSGNGRDKSLHALEKFTELKTIWIALES, encoded by the coding sequence ATGAATTTTCAGCACCTGGCTTACTGGCAGGAAAAAGCGAAAAACCTGGCCATTGAAACGCGCTTATTTATTAACGGCGAATATTGCGCCGCGGCCGATAATACCACCTTTGAAACCATTGACCCTGCCGCGCAACAGACATTAGCCCAGGTCGCCCGCGGTAAAAAAGCCGACGTTGAGCTGGCGGTAAAAGCCGCGCGCCAGGCTTTTGATAACGGCGACTGGTCGCAGGCGTCCCCCGCACAGCGTAAAGCGGTTCTCACTAAATTTGCCGACCTGATGGAAGCCCATCGCGAAGAGCTGGCGCTGCTGGAAACGCTGGATACCGGCAAACCGATCCGCCACAGTCTGCGCGACGATATTCCCGGCGCCGCCCGCGCCATTCGCTGGTACGCCGAAGCGCTGGATAAAGTTTATGGCGAAGTGGCCCCCACCGGCAGCAACGAGCTGGCGATGATCGTTCGCGAACCGATTGGCGTGATCGCCGCGGTGGTGCCGTGGAACTTCCCGCTGCTGCTGGCCTGCTGGAAGCTTGGCCCGGCGCTGGCGGCGGGCAACAGCGTGATCCTCAAACCCTCGGAAAAGTCGCCGCTCACCGCCCTGCGTCTGGCCGGGCTGGCAAAAGAGGCCGGCCTGCCGGACGGGGTGCTGAACGTGATCAGCGGCTTTGGTCATGAGGCGGGACAGGCGCTGGCCCTGCATCCCGATGTCGAAGTCATTACCTTCACCGGATCCACCCGCACCGGCAAGCAGCTGCTGAAGGATGCCGGCGACAGCAATATGAAGCGCGTGTGGCTGGAAGCCGGCGGCAAGAGCGCCAACATCGTCTTCGCCGACTGCCCGGATCTGCAAAAAGCGGTCAGCACCACCGCCGGCGGCATCTTCTACAACCAGGGCCAGGTCTGCATCGCCGGGACCCGCCTGCTGCTCGAGGAGAGCATCGCCGACGAGTTCCTGGCGCGGCTGAAAGCCGAGGCGCAACACTGGCAGCCAAGCAACCCGCTCGACCCGAACACCACCATGGGGATGCTGATTGACAATACCCATGCCGACAACGTGCATAGCTTTATTCGCGGCGGTGAAAGCCAAAGCACCCTGTTCCTCGACGGGCGTAAAAATCCGTGGCCTGCCGCCGTCGGTCCGACCATTTTCGTTGACGTCGACCCGGCCTCTCGCCTCAGCCGGGAAGAGATCTTCGGCCCGGTATTGGTGGTGACGCGCTTCAAAAGCGAAGACGAGGCGCTAAAGCTCGCCAACGACAGCGACTACGGCCTCGGCGCCGCGGTGTGGACCCGCGATCTCTCCCGCGCCCACCGCATGAGCCGTCGCCTGAAGGCCGGTTCGGTCTTCGTCAACAACTACAACGATGGTGATATGACCGTTCCGTTCGGCGGCTACAAGCAGAGCGGCAACGGGCGCGATAAATCGCTGCACGCGCTGGAAAAATTCACCGAACTGAAAACCATCTGGATTGCCCTGGAGTCTTGA